Proteins found in one Pelobates fuscus isolate aPelFus1 chromosome 10, aPelFus1.pri, whole genome shotgun sequence genomic segment:
- the LOC134574588 gene encoding uncharacterized protein LOC134574588 isoform X1 — protein sequence MPRSKEISEHLRNAVIAAHQSKKGYKTIAKTLGLHLSTVRAIVYKWRRFNTTATLPRSGRPAKMSQKAIQQILINEVTNNHRVSSEDTQDQNMPKCIVKDCPHKTGRKPERPTVVFHAFPNNLDKIKQWLLQTRQDFGDLETFAIEVLEGKKSEKHCLCSEHFTSDCYIYQGSKVLLSRDAIPTIFPGGEKSGTTEECEVGPPRKRYRSGTPEECSIFIDALGIPSHTRHEDASTQTDPHFGHKDVGTKTSATLGKKHASTQTKGI from the exons ATGCCACGATCAAAAGAAATCTCTGAGCACCTCCGCAATGCAGTGATTGCTGCTCATCAGTCCAAAAAGGGCTACAAAACCATTGCTAAGACTTTGGGGCTGCACCTATCCACTGTCAGAGCAATTGTTTACAAATGGAGAAGGTTCAACACCACAGCCACTCTACCCAGGAGTGGTCGCCCTGCCAAAATGTCTCAGAAAGCAATCCAGCAAATCCTCATCAACGAAGTCACAAACAACCACAGGGTATCTTCAGAGGATACGCAG GACCAGAACATGCCTAAGTGCATTGTCAAAGATTGCCCCCATAAAACTGGAAGGAAGCCCGAACGCCCTACTGTTGTGTTTCATGCCTTCCCAAATAATCTTGATAAAATAAAACAGTGGCTGTTGCAGACCAGACAAGACTTTGGAGACCTTGAAACATTTGCCATTGAGGTCCTTGAAGGGAAAAAGAGTGAAAAGCATTGCTTATGCTCAGAGCATTTCACAAGTGACTGCTACATTTACCAAGGCAGCAAAGTCCTCCTCAGCCGTGACGCTATACCCACCATATTCCCTGGGGGAGAAAAAAGTGGCACCACAGAAGAATGTGAGGTTGGACCTCCACGTAAAAGATACAGAAGTGGCACCCCAGAAGAATGCTCGATATTCATAGACGCTTTAGGAATACCATCACACACTAGGCATGAAGATGCAAGCACGCAAACAGATCCTCATTTTGGACATAAAGATGTTGGAACAAAGACCAGTGCTACGCTTGGAAAAAAGCATGCAAGCAcgcaaacaaaagggatttaa